One window from the genome of Enterococcus haemoperoxidus ATCC BAA-382 encodes:
- a CDS encoding SLC13 family permease has protein sequence MKRLTAFFTDDLLFTVSFLIAIISCYFGAFSLKSIDFNVIFCLFGLMLFVKNIENLGILNYFAEKMIDFSATTRSLIRNIVLLSFISSMILTNDVAILTLMPIYLTIIKKFPAMENKIAGAVLLIVAANLGSSFFPFGNPQNLFLFSFYSLSTAQFFEWALLLLFSSLSFLLIAFLFIKKRTIPKQNSPLPIINKKKMFFLSLTGLFILFGVFNVLPYFIVIPIAAIILTIYDKEMLRQIDYKLLWTFVFFFIAVGNFSQVDMISTFIKEQFTSNTRTFFGSILVSQMISNVPAAILIAPFTEQAQALFFGVNVGGLGTIIASLANLIGFKLYKEYYPAQSKKFILQFTLINFVFLICFVLFFSFLL, from the coding sequence ATGAAGCGATTAACTGCTTTTTTTACCGATGATTTATTATTTACAGTTTCTTTTCTAATTGCTATTATCAGTTGTTATTTTGGGGCCTTCTCTTTAAAATCAATTGATTTCAACGTTATTTTTTGTTTATTTGGTTTGATGCTTTTTGTAAAGAATATTGAAAATCTTGGTATTTTGAACTATTTTGCTGAAAAAATGATTGATTTTTCAGCAACAACACGTAGCTTGATTAGAAATATCGTTTTATTATCATTTATCAGTTCAATGATCCTGACCAACGACGTAGCGATACTAACGTTAATGCCTATTTACTTAACGATCATAAAAAAATTTCCAGCAATGGAAAACAAGATTGCTGGCGCAGTATTACTAATTGTCGCTGCAAATTTAGGTAGTAGCTTTTTCCCATTTGGAAATCCGCAAAATCTTTTTTTATTCTCATTCTATTCTCTTTCAACAGCACAATTTTTTGAATGGGCGTTGCTTCTGCTATTTTCTTCACTTTCTTTTTTATTGATCGCTTTTCTATTTATAAAAAAAAGAACGATTCCCAAACAAAACAGTCCACTTCCAATAATCAATAAGAAAAAAATGTTTTTTTTAAGCCTAACTGGTCTTTTCATCTTGTTCGGTGTATTTAATGTACTTCCTTATTTTATCGTCATCCCCATCGCTGCAATTATCCTAACTATTTATGATAAAGAAATGCTTAGACAAATCGACTATAAATTACTGTGGACGTTTGTATTTTTCTTTATTGCTGTCGGGAATTTTTCTCAAGTAGACATGATTTCAACGTTTATAAAAGAACAATTTACGTCGAATACTCGCACATTTTTTGGAAGTATTCTAGTTAGTCAGATGATTAGTAATGTTCCGGCAGCTATTCTGATTGCACCATTCACAGAACAAGCACAAGCACTTTTTTTTGGAGTGAATGTAGGTGGTTTAGGCACGATCATTGCTTCATTAGCAAATTTGATTGGGTTTAAACTATATAAAGAATATTACCCTGCACAATCAAAAAAGTTTATTTTGCAATTCACTTTAATAAACTTCGTATTTTTGATTTGCTTTGTTCTATTTTTTAGCTTTTTATTGTAA